DNA from Thermoproteales archaeon:
ATATAGTATTTATGAAGAATATTTCAATATTTTGGATTAAGAAACTTATATTGTTAAATATGGAAATTCTATCTGTGTGAAAATATGGAGGTTGAAAATAAGAGTGCCGATAGGAAGAGTTGGTAAACCAGAGGAAGTAGCTGAAGCCGTATTGTCTCTAGTTAAAAACGACTTTATAACGGGCGCCGTTTTTGTTGTTGACGGCGGCTATATCCTTTAAGTAAACTTAGGTTATTACATTGGAGGCGGAGGAGGGTAGAGCATTACTCTTATAGCCTCCCTGAGCTTATTAGCATCTTTTTTATCGATTAAAAATTCATACTTTTTCTTTCTAGTTTTGACTATTATTGGACAGCGCATATTTTGATCACACCACAATATGCTCGTTTTAACTTTAACCTCTATAATTTCCGATTTGTAGAAGTTTAAGCTGTGTTCACTTAGAGAAACTAGGTTGTCGAGTTCCCTACTTTCTATAAATTGAGAAACTTTATATTTTGGCTTGCGAGACTCGTCTATTTTCTCCAACATATAAGTTAGGCTACCTCCTAGCAATAGTCCTGGAATTAAAC
Protein-coding regions in this window:
- a CDS encoding SDR family oxidoreductase — its product is MKIWRLKIRVPIGRVGKPEEVAEAVLSLVKNDFITGAVFVVDGGYIL